The Saccharothrix variisporea genome has a segment encoding these proteins:
- a CDS encoding TetR/AcrR family transcriptional regulator, translating into MVRRNPERRAALLDAAIEVLAREGARGLTFRAVDQQAEVPAGTASNYFANRDDLLKQAGERVYERLVDEDVLAGGMAGPHDRARVTELMHELVDRVAAFPTGFLALLELRLEATRRPELREVLTSRIRADVEFNVDYHGKTGLPGDGTMVVLLWLALNWLIMERLLLPDLFTEQQRSDLVTALVERLLDGQPDEPVHPFER; encoded by the coding sequence ATGGTGCGACGCAACCCCGAGCGGCGGGCGGCGTTGCTCGACGCCGCGATCGAGGTCCTGGCCCGGGAAGGCGCGCGCGGGCTGACGTTCCGGGCGGTCGACCAGCAGGCGGAGGTGCCGGCGGGGACGGCGTCCAACTACTTCGCCAACCGGGACGACCTCCTCAAGCAGGCCGGCGAGCGCGTGTACGAGCGGCTGGTGGACGAAGACGTCCTCGCGGGCGGGATGGCGGGCCCGCACGACCGCGCCCGCGTCACCGAGCTGATGCACGAGCTGGTGGACCGCGTGGCCGCGTTCCCCACCGGGTTCCTCGCGCTGCTCGAACTGCGCCTGGAAGCCACCCGCCGCCCGGAGCTCCGCGAAGTCCTGACCAGCCGCATCCGCGCGGACGTGGAGTTCAACGTGGACTACCACGGCAAGACCGGGCTGCCCGGCGACGGCACGATGGTCGTCCTGCTGTGGCTGGCGCTCAACTGGCTGATCATGGAACGCCTGCTGCTGCCCGACCTGTTCACCGAACAACAGCGCAGCGACCTCGTCACGGCCCTGGTGGAACGGCTGCTGGACGGGCAACCCGACGAGCCGGTGCACCCCTTCGAGCGGTGA
- a CDS encoding SAM-dependent methyltransferase: MEQASWVPASVDLDRPSAARMYDYFLGGSHNFAVDREAAQSVERIYPGMAGAARANRSFLRRAVRFLVEQGVDQFLDLGSGIPTVGNVHEIAQQANPAARVLYVDVEPVAVAHSTALLAGNPGATAVQSDLRDVDAVLKAARDVLDFERPIAVLMVAVLHFVPDSDEPGAAVARYRDALPAGSWLALSHGSLEGVPRDGLQDTERIKAIYRRTDSPLALRSHEEIAAFFTGFDVVEPGVVALPEWRPDSDDAFISAYVGVGRKPIPGA; this comes from the coding sequence ATGGAGCAGGCTAGCTGGGTCCCGGCGTCGGTGGACCTGGACCGCCCGAGCGCGGCCCGGATGTACGACTACTTCCTGGGCGGGTCGCACAACTTCGCGGTGGACCGCGAGGCCGCGCAGTCGGTGGAGCGGATCTACCCCGGCATGGCCGGCGCCGCCCGCGCCAACCGGTCGTTCCTGCGCCGCGCCGTGCGGTTCCTGGTGGAGCAGGGCGTGGACCAGTTCCTCGACCTCGGCTCCGGCATCCCCACCGTGGGGAACGTGCACGAGATCGCCCAGCAGGCCAACCCGGCGGCCCGCGTGCTCTACGTCGACGTCGAACCGGTCGCGGTCGCGCACAGCACGGCCCTGCTGGCGGGCAACCCGGGCGCGACGGCCGTGCAGTCCGACCTGCGCGACGTGGACGCGGTCCTCAAGGCCGCCCGGGACGTGCTGGACTTCGAGCGGCCCATCGCGGTGCTGATGGTCGCCGTGCTGCACTTCGTGCCGGACTCGGACGAGCCGGGCGCGGCCGTGGCCCGCTACCGCGACGCCCTGCCGGCCGGCAGCTGGCTGGCCCTGTCGCACGGCAGCCTGGAGGGCGTCCCCCGCGACGGGCTCCAGGACACCGAGCGCATCAAGGCGATCTACCGCCGCACCGACAGCCCGCTGGCGTTGCGCTCGCACGAGGAGATCGCCGCGTTCTTCACCGGGTTCGACGTGGTGGAGCCGGGTGTGGTGGCGCTGCCGGAGTGGCGGCCGGACTCCGACGACGCCTTCATCAGCGCGTACGTCGGCGTGGGCCGCAAGCCTATTCCGGGGGCGTGA
- a CDS encoding patatin-like phospholipase family protein has translation MTDDREEFNRYCDVTMRGGAASGVVYPWAVVELARHYRFRSLGGASAGAIAAAFTAAAEKGRDEGGFDKLEDVIRWFAGPDWRLAQLFQPSEHTRKLYRIVAASMQSRDTTGRSATTCLVLALLGAIGFRAKLALGLALALWLVGPVAWFLSLDWGGTPTWVLVAVIVTVLVVVPSVLVRVRPRRRTRKTAWIRRLGTAVLLGLPLLPVYLATRWTAPSLASAATATAWWMVLGFAFVSAVGVTYFLGARRFLADKAQTIHFGLVPGTGEFTANFWDRRCGVPRSTGVPPMSDWFADRLDDLSGKQNLRFSDLTTTLVLMTTDLSEGRPYRLPFTEPAAAWLYCTRCLNAVVPQRITDALDGTGTPHACPLHKDETLRTLPRDLPVALAVRMSMPMPGLIAAVPLCRAEPEPRVHWFSDGGITSNFPIHFFDSLLPRWPTFGLTLGPFRDGTDPVWLPEQDASTTGTPYRDVTRPLQFATAILDTMLDWRDTMQSALPGYRGRIAHIRLAEGEGGTNLFMTPETILTLAERGRRAGALLRDRFTADDAEKTDRYRWIRMRLAMREYQQLAAQAKQRADLYEDLADDYPIPPDLHEWFETPPAGTDPHGPDVVLTLEGLAGLPPGPFDGEPPVDPDLRLTPPE, from the coding sequence ATGACCGATGACCGCGAGGAGTTCAACCGGTACTGCGACGTCACCATGCGGGGTGGGGCGGCCAGCGGGGTCGTGTACCCGTGGGCCGTTGTCGAGCTGGCGCGGCACTACCGGTTCCGGTCGTTGGGGGGTGCGTCCGCCGGGGCCATCGCCGCCGCCTTCACCGCTGCCGCCGAGAAGGGGCGCGACGAAGGCGGGTTCGACAAGCTCGAGGACGTGATCCGCTGGTTCGCCGGGCCGGACTGGCGGCTGGCGCAGCTCTTCCAGCCCAGCGAGCACACCCGCAAGCTCTACCGGATCGTCGCCGCCTCCATGCAGTCCCGCGACACCACCGGCCGCAGCGCCACGACGTGCCTCGTCCTCGCCCTCCTCGGGGCCATCGGCTTCCGCGCCAAGCTCGCCCTCGGACTGGCGCTCGCGCTCTGGCTCGTCGGGCCGGTGGCGTGGTTCCTGAGCCTGGACTGGGGTGGCACGCCGACCTGGGTGCTGGTCGCGGTCATCGTCACCGTGCTGGTCGTGGTCCCGAGCGTCCTGGTCCGCGTCCGGCCTCGGCGTCGAACGCGCAAGACCGCGTGGATCAGACGACTGGGCACGGCGGTCCTGCTCGGGTTGCCGCTCCTCCCCGTCTACCTCGCCACCCGCTGGACCGCTCCCAGCCTGGCCTCCGCCGCCACCGCGACCGCCTGGTGGATGGTGCTCGGCTTCGCCTTCGTCAGCGCGGTGGGCGTGACCTACTTCCTGGGCGCCCGGCGGTTCCTGGCCGACAAGGCGCAGACCATCCACTTCGGACTCGTCCCGGGCACGGGCGAGTTCACCGCGAACTTCTGGGACCGGCGCTGCGGCGTCCCGCGCTCGACGGGCGTGCCGCCGATGAGCGACTGGTTCGCCGACCGCCTGGACGACCTGTCCGGCAAGCAGAACCTGCGGTTCTCGGACCTCACCACGACCCTCGTGCTGATGACGACCGACCTGTCCGAAGGCCGCCCCTACCGCCTGCCCTTCACCGAACCCGCCGCCGCCTGGCTCTACTGCACCCGGTGCCTGAACGCCGTTGTGCCGCAACGGATCACCGACGCCCTCGACGGCACGGGAACCCCGCACGCCTGCCCGTTGCACAAGGACGAAACCCTGCGCACCCTCCCCCGGGACCTCCCGGTGGCGCTGGCCGTGCGGATGAGCATGCCGATGCCCGGACTGATCGCCGCCGTCCCGCTGTGCCGCGCCGAACCGGAACCGCGCGTGCACTGGTTCTCGGACGGCGGCATCACCAGCAACTTCCCCATCCACTTCTTCGACAGCCTGCTGCCGCGCTGGCCCACCTTCGGCCTGACCCTCGGCCCGTTCCGGGACGGCACCGACCCCGTGTGGCTGCCCGAACAGGACGCGTCCACCACCGGCACCCCCTACCGGGACGTCACCCGCCCGCTCCAGTTCGCCACCGCGATCCTGGACACCATGCTGGACTGGCGCGACACCATGCAGTCCGCGCTGCCCGGCTACCGGGGCCGCATCGCGCACATCCGCCTGGCCGAGGGCGAAGGCGGCACGAACCTGTTCATGACGCCCGAGACGATCCTGACCCTCGCCGAACGCGGCCGACGCGCGGGCGCGCTGCTGCGCGACCGGTTCACCGCCGACGACGCCGAGAAGACCGACCGCTACCGCTGGATCCGGATGCGGCTGGCCATGCGCGAGTACCAGCAGCTCGCCGCGCAGGCCAAGCAGCGCGCCGACCTCTACGAAGACCTCGCCGACGACTACCCGATCCCGCCGGACCTGCACGAGTGGTTCGAGACGCCGCCGGCGGGCACCGACCCGCACGGCCCCGACGTCGTCCTCACCCTGGAGGGCTTGGCGGGGCTGCCGCCGGGTCCGTTCGACGGCGAACCGCCGGTGGACCCGGACCTGCGCCTCACGCCCCCGGAATAG
- a CDS encoding CatB-related O-acetyltransferase, translating to MPAHPRVVLLKPLVDAPTIEVGEYTYYDDPEHAAEFQTRNVLYAYGTERLVIGKFCALATGTRFIMAGGNHLTTGVSTFPFTMFGGRWQTDTLDLVTGMTSRGDTVVGNDVWFGYNTLVMPGVRIGDGAIIASGSVVTADVPPYTVVGGNPAKPVKQRYPTADVDRLLRAAWWDWPITLVTDHVRTIMSGTPSEVEAIARDHGLLKDL from the coding sequence ATGCCCGCCCACCCCCGGGTCGTGCTGCTCAAGCCGCTGGTCGACGCGCCGACCATCGAGGTGGGCGAGTACACCTACTACGACGACCCGGAGCACGCGGCGGAGTTCCAGACGCGGAACGTGCTGTACGCGTACGGGACCGAGCGGCTGGTGATCGGGAAGTTCTGCGCCCTGGCGACCGGGACCCGTTTCATCATGGCCGGCGGCAACCACCTGACCACGGGCGTCTCGACGTTCCCGTTCACCATGTTCGGCGGTCGGTGGCAGACCGACACGCTGGACCTGGTGACGGGCATGACCTCGCGCGGGGACACCGTGGTCGGCAACGACGTGTGGTTCGGCTACAACACCCTCGTCATGCCGGGCGTGCGCATCGGCGACGGGGCGATCATCGCGTCCGGCTCGGTGGTGACAGCCGACGTGCCGCCTTACACGGTGGTCGGCGGCAACCCGGCGAAGCCCGTGAAACAGCGCTACCCCACCGCCGACGTGGACCGCCTGCTGCGCGCCGCGTGGTGGGACTGGCCGATCACGCTGGTGACCGACCACGTGCGCACCATCATGTCCGGCACGCCGTCCGAGGTCGAGGCGATCGCCCGCGACCACGGGCTGCTGAAGGACTTGTGA
- a CDS encoding TetR/AcrR family transcriptional regulator, whose protein sequence is MTRPGGRSARVREAVLAATYAELVEHGYLGLTVENVATRAGVHKTTVYRRWATIDVLIADALDQARGTDWPVPDTGTLEGDLIAIADEVVQAFTDPAQRAVPEAIVTAALHSERAREAKRDFYTARHTQAAEVVTRAIARGEVPEDTDPVELVRLTCAPLYYRIFITGEPLDHDTARRSARAALAAARAGAV, encoded by the coding sequence GTGACCAGACCAGGGGGACGTTCCGCCCGCGTCCGCGAAGCCGTCCTCGCCGCGACCTACGCCGAGCTGGTCGAGCACGGCTACCTCGGCCTGACGGTGGAGAACGTCGCCACCCGCGCCGGCGTGCACAAGACCACCGTCTACCGCCGCTGGGCCACGATCGACGTCCTCATCGCCGACGCCCTCGACCAGGCCCGCGGCACCGACTGGCCGGTCCCCGACACCGGCACCCTCGAAGGCGACCTGATCGCCATCGCCGACGAGGTCGTCCAAGCCTTCACCGACCCCGCCCAACGGGCCGTGCCCGAGGCGATCGTCACCGCCGCCCTGCACTCCGAACGCGCCCGCGAGGCCAAAAGGGACTTCTACACCGCCCGCCACACCCAGGCCGCCGAGGTCGTGACCCGCGCCATCGCACGCGGAGAAGTGCCCGAGGACACCGACCCCGTCGAGCTCGTCCGCCTGACCTGCGCCCCGCTGTACTACCGGATCTTCATCACCGGCGAACCCCTGGACCACGACACCGCCCGCCGATCGGCCCGCGCGGCACTGGCCGCCGCACGGGCCGGAGCTGTCTAG
- a CDS encoding MBL fold metallo-hydrolase, with the protein MNRRQVLVGSAAALAGSALAGSAMPASAVQASAVPEFAEGRSGVRMRWLGVAGWELTFAGRRVVIDPYLTRLPVFDQAGKFIENHPLRVRTDLVDRHLAEKPELVLVTHGHYDHMLEAPYLVQKHGSRVIGSETHRNLLLAQGVPKANVTLAGGGEHLDFHGFTVQVFRSLHSVFKDYSTFAPGTLTGVPQRPETISDLVEGGTLAYLVDVGGFSVLFLSGAANFVEREVAGLRPDVLVLAMSGHANVFDYTARALRATRPRVVVPSHHDDMVTQLDDPALPPRGNPAAAAELAETAKRLGLATRVLDPEVLRWYEF; encoded by the coding sequence TTGAACAGACGACAGGTCTTGGTCGGGTCGGCGGCGGCGCTGGCGGGCTCGGCGCTGGCGGGGTCCGCGATGCCGGCATCGGCCGTCCAGGCGTCAGCGGTGCCGGAGTTCGCCGAAGGGCGCAGCGGGGTGCGGATGCGCTGGCTGGGCGTCGCCGGGTGGGAGCTGACCTTCGCCGGCCGGCGCGTGGTGATCGACCCGTACCTGACCCGGCTGCCGGTGTTCGACCAGGCGGGGAAGTTCATCGAGAACCACCCGCTGCGCGTGCGGACGGACCTGGTGGACCGGCACCTCGCCGAAAAGCCCGAGCTGGTGCTGGTGACGCACGGGCACTACGACCACATGTTGGAGGCGCCGTACCTGGTGCAAAAGCACGGTTCCCGCGTGATCGGGAGCGAGACGCACCGGAACCTCCTGCTGGCACAGGGCGTTCCCAAGGCGAACGTGACGCTGGCCGGCGGCGGGGAGCACCTGGACTTCCACGGCTTCACCGTGCAGGTGTTCCGCAGCCTGCACTCGGTCTTCAAGGACTACAGCACCTTCGCGCCCGGCACCCTGACCGGCGTCCCCCAGCGCCCGGAGACCATTTCGGACCTGGTCGAGGGCGGGACCCTGGCGTACCTGGTGGACGTCGGCGGTTTCTCGGTGCTGTTCCTGTCCGGTGCGGCGAACTTCGTGGAGCGCGAGGTGGCGGGGCTGCGGCCGGACGTGCTCGTGCTGGCGATGAGCGGGCACGCCAACGTCTTCGACTACACGGCCCGTGCGTTGCGCGCGACCCGACCGCGGGTGGTCGTGCCCAGCCACCACGACGACATGGTGACCCAGCTCGACGACCCCGCCCTGCCGCCGCGCGGCAACCCGGCGGCCGCGGCGGAACTGGCGGAGACGGCGAAGCGGCTCGGGCTCGCCACCCGCGTGCTCGACCCGGAGGTCCTGCGCTGGTACGAGTTCTAG
- a CDS encoding LysR family transcriptional regulator, with protein MDLLRYLRYFLVVAEELHFGRAAVRLHMSQPPLSQSIQRLERELGVRLFDRDARRVALTDAGRQLLPEARDVLAGEDRLRGLAERFRRGEAGVLRAGVPPDLGGRAVAALLPAFRERSPVELKLREIGTAEQLRALADRTLDVGVLRLPFDVSWLSLGEVLTSPLGVLLRPDHPLAAAPDVRLADLNGLGLVLFPRAAAPALHDEVLTTCARHGYTPTEVHQAGTAEFALGLVLAGGAVALHDGVSPPADVAWRPLRGTPLLWRTAPAWPRGRHTPAVTAFADAVAEVLVARGMRPAEGTLPRYPRPAAEYLS; from the coding sequence GTGGACCTGCTGCGGTACCTCCGGTACTTCCTCGTGGTCGCCGAGGAGCTGCACTTCGGGCGTGCCGCCGTCCGCCTGCACATGTCCCAGCCGCCGTTGTCGCAGAGCATCCAGCGGCTGGAACGCGAGCTCGGCGTCCGCCTGTTCGACCGGGACGCCCGACGCGTCGCCCTCACCGACGCCGGGCGCCAGTTGCTGCCCGAGGCGCGGGACGTGCTGGCCGGCGAGGACCGGTTGCGCGGGCTGGCCGAGCGGTTCCGGCGGGGTGAGGCGGGGGTGTTGCGCGCGGGCGTGCCGCCGGACCTCGGTGGTCGGGCGGTCGCCGCGTTGCTGCCCGCGTTCCGCGAGCGCAGCCCGGTCGAGTTGAAGCTGCGCGAGATCGGCACCGCCGAGCAGCTCCGCGCCCTGGCGGACCGCACCTTGGACGTGGGCGTGCTGCGGCTGCCGTTCGACGTGTCCTGGCTGAGCCTGGGCGAGGTGCTGACCAGCCCGTTGGGCGTGCTGCTGCGCCCGGACCACCCGCTGGCCGCCGCGCCCGACGTGCGGCTGGCCGACCTGAACGGACTCGGTCTCGTCCTGTTCCCGCGTGCCGCCGCGCCCGCGTTGCACGACGAAGTCCTCACCACCTGCGCCCGGCACGGGTACACGCCGACCGAGGTGCACCAAGCGGGAACCGCCGAGTTCGCGCTGGGCCTGGTGCTCGCGGGCGGCGCGGTGGCGTTGCACGACGGCGTGTCGCCGCCCGCCGATGTGGCCTGGCGACCCCTGCGCGGCACACCGCTGCTGTGGCGGACCGCGCCCGCATGGCCGCGCGGCAGGCACACCCCGGCGGTCACCGCGTTCGCCGACGCCGTCGCGGAAGTCCTGGTGGCGCGGGGCATGCGTCCCGCCGAGGGCACCCTCCCGCGCTACCCGCGCCCGGCCGCGGAGTACCTGTCGTGA
- a CDS encoding serine hydrolase encodes MSAARIRAAFADAGVTGRLHAVDLADPTRQVAVGADEPVVLASVFKLPLLVALYRSGIDLTRRVTLDPGDRSTGPTGIGGLLDPVTMSLRDLAFLAITVSDNAAADALVDVVGLDEVNRVLRDLGLTRTAVVHRARDFMRSLAEDAAPAELPAALTDPVVLSRLRALDPTRTNRGTAREMTSLLTHVFAEDVYEPIRRAMSLQVWPHRLASGFPFDDVRVAGKTGTLPTVRNEVGVVSYPDGGRYAVAVFTRSASTAFTLPAADAVIGTAARLAVEHLR; translated from the coding sequence GTGAGCGCCGCCCGCATCCGTGCCGCGTTCGCCGACGCCGGGGTCACCGGCCGGCTGCACGCCGTCGACCTCGCCGACCCGACCCGTCAGGTGGCCGTGGGCGCGGACGAACCCGTGGTGCTGGCGAGCGTCTTCAAGCTGCCGTTGCTGGTGGCCCTGTACCGCAGCGGCATCGACCTCACCCGGCGCGTCACCCTCGACCCGGGCGACCGCAGCACCGGCCCGACCGGCATCGGCGGACTGCTCGACCCGGTCACGATGTCGTTGCGCGACCTGGCTTTCCTGGCGATCACGGTGTCCGACAACGCCGCCGCCGACGCGCTCGTGGACGTCGTCGGCCTGGACGAGGTCAACCGCGTGCTCCGCGACCTGGGCCTGACCAGGACCGCGGTCGTCCACCGCGCCCGGGACTTCATGCGCTCCCTGGCCGAGGACGCCGCGCCCGCCGAACTCCCCGCCGCGCTCACCGACCCGGTCGTGCTGTCCCGCCTGCGCGCCCTCGACCCGACCCGCACCAACCGCGGCACGGCCCGCGAGATGACGAGCCTGCTCACCCACGTCTTCGCGGAGGACGTCTACGAGCCGATCCGCCGCGCCATGAGCCTCCAGGTGTGGCCGCACCGCCTCGCGTCCGGCTTCCCGTTCGACGACGTACGGGTCGCGGGCAAGACCGGCACCCTGCCGACCGTGCGCAACGAGGTCGGCGTGGTCTCCTACCCGGACGGCGGCCGGTACGCGGTGGCGGTGTTCACGCGCAGCGCGAGCACGGCCTTCACCCTGCCCGCGGCGGACGCGGTCATCGGCACGGCGGCCCGTCTGGCGGTGGAGCACCTGCGCTGA
- a CDS encoding helix-turn-helix domain-containing protein, producing MSTRRELGRFLRAHRALVSPADVGLVGAGRRRTPGLRREEVAALSGVGVAWYTWLEQGRVDTSRQVLDAVARALRLDADAHRHVLALAGLRPAQSVADLEALRPVVDGLGAPAAVVDRWFDVVAANAGFVELGLPDRNLVLGFTHPAWRARVPDWEPLAQNAFRQVRAHADRTPDDPRGRELLRELEERRTELAAWWECRAVREFAPVQATVDGRRRRFALLRGGEAADAGVLVVSAGAPPPDGPPCR from the coding sequence ATGTCGACCAGACGGGAGTTGGGGCGGTTCCTGCGGGCGCACCGGGCGTTGGTGAGCCCGGCGGACGTGGGGCTGGTCGGGGCCGGGCGGCGGCGGACGCCGGGGTTGCGGCGGGAGGAGGTCGCGGCGCTGTCCGGGGTCGGGGTGGCCTGGTACACCTGGCTCGAACAGGGGCGGGTGGACACGTCCCGGCAGGTGTTGGACGCGGTCGCGCGGGCGTTGCGGCTCGACGCGGACGCCCACCGGCACGTGCTGGCGTTGGCCGGGTTGCGGCCCGCGCAGAGCGTCGCGGACCTGGAGGCGTTGCGACCGGTCGTGGACGGGCTCGGTGCGCCGGCGGCGGTGGTGGACCGGTGGTTCGACGTGGTGGCGGCCAACGCCGGGTTCGTCGAGTTGGGGCTGCCCGACCGGAACCTGGTGCTGGGGTTCACCCATCCGGCGTGGCGGGCACGGGTGCCGGACTGGGAACCGTTGGCGCAGAACGCGTTCCGCCAGGTGCGGGCCCACGCCGACCGGACGCCCGACGACCCGCGGGGCCGGGAGCTGCTGCGGGAGCTGGAAGAGCGGCGGACGGAGCTGGCCGCGTGGTGGGAGTGCCGGGCGGTGCGGGAGTTCGCGCCGGTGCAGGCCACTGTGGACGGTCGGCGGCGGCGGTTCGCGTTGTTGCGGGGCGGGGAGGCGGCCGACGCCGGGGTGCTGGTGGTCAGCGCAGGTGCTCCACCGCCAGACGGGCCGCCGTGCCGATGA
- a CDS encoding VOC family protein, with translation MTLWRRDPDSSTRTAPRVYIRAFVPPGGLADAIGFYERLQDVEVDLRFDYPEKGLSLATVGAFLLIEGDAETTTPYRATHGTLLVNDVTTYLTRLEAEGATITDPPVDVPTGVGFTARHPDGTVVEYVHHRPQPHERYEKS, from the coding sequence ATGACTTTGTGGCGCCGCGACCCCGACTCCTCGACCCGCACGGCCCCTCGCGTCTACATCCGCGCCTTCGTCCCGCCGGGCGGCCTAGCGGACGCGATCGGCTTCTACGAACGCCTCCAGGACGTGGAGGTGGACTTGCGCTTCGACTACCCGGAGAAGGGCTTGTCCCTGGCCACGGTGGGTGCGTTCCTGCTGATCGAGGGCGACGCCGAGACCACGACCCCGTATCGCGCCACTCACGGCACCCTCCTGGTGAACGACGTGACCACCTACCTCACCCGCCTTGAAGCCGAGGGCGCAACCATCACCGACCCGCCGGTGGACGTCCCCACCGGCGTCGGCTTCACCGCCCGCCACCCCGACGGCACAGTGGTCGAATACGTCCACCACCGCCCACAACCGCACGAGCGCTACGAGAAGTCGTAG
- a CDS encoding macro domain-containing protein, producing the protein MAEILYLAGDATSPQAKGPKLIAHVCNDRGGWGKGFVLAVSRRWPEPEAAYRRWHRERARNDFGLGAVQVVQVKPDTWVANMIGQHGTKTSRSSGPPIRYDALQECLRELAGHAERLGASVHMPRIGAGLAGGRWERVEPLVVDALTGRGIAVTVYDFS; encoded by the coding sequence ATGGCGGAGATCCTCTACCTGGCCGGAGACGCGACCAGCCCGCAGGCCAAGGGCCCCAAGCTGATCGCGCACGTGTGCAACGACCGCGGCGGGTGGGGCAAGGGGTTCGTCCTGGCGGTGTCGCGGCGGTGGCCGGAGCCGGAGGCCGCCTACCGCCGCTGGCACCGCGAGCGCGCCCGCAACGACTTCGGGCTGGGCGCGGTCCAGGTGGTGCAGGTCAAGCCGGACACGTGGGTCGCCAACATGATCGGCCAACACGGCACGAAGACCAGCCGCAGCTCCGGCCCGCCGATCCGCTACGACGCCCTCCAGGAGTGCCTGCGCGAGCTGGCCGGCCACGCCGAGCGGCTGGGTGCGAGCGTCCACATGCCCCGCATCGGCGCCGGGTTGGCGGGCGGCCGGTGGGAACGCGTCGAACCGCTGGTGGTCGACGCGCTCACCGGCCGGGGCATCGCCGTGACGGTCTACGACTTCTCGTAG